A stretch of the Sphingosinithalassobacter tenebrarum genome encodes the following:
- a CDS encoding cbb3-type cytochrome oxidase subunit 3 gives MNYHLLREFADSWGLVIMTVLFLSLIGWAFLPRNREANRRAANSIFEDENDNG, from the coding sequence ATGAACTATCACCTTCTGCGCGAATTCGCCGACAGCTGGGGGCTGGTCATCATGACCGTGCTCTTCCTGTCGCTGATCGGCTGGGCCTTCCTGCCGCGTAACCGCGAGGCGAACCGCCGCGCCGCCAATAGCATTTTCGAAGACGAGAACGACAATGGCTGA
- the ccoP gene encoding cytochrome-c oxidase, cbb3-type subunit III: MADKKRIDEPTGTQTVGHEWDGIEELDTPMPRWWLIIFYATVVFAIVYTILYPAWPMIDRATAGVLGWTSHGQLEEQLAEDRAERAPVMAALAVTPVEKLLGKPELLETAIQGGRSAFLVNCVQCHGSGAAGSKGYPNLNDDNWLWGGDIAAIEKTLIDGIRQPGHDETRMSQMPAFGRDGLLSSDEIKDLVSYVRFVSGQEPASESAQRGRPLFENNCAVCHGADAKGDRQFGAPNLTDAIWLYGGDRNTITDTIHNSRYGIMPAWGDRLDPVTIKMLAAYVHSLGGGEASPVPEAETAPAPDESEGNVVAE, translated from the coding sequence ATGGCTGACAAGAAGCGCATCGACGAACCGACCGGCACGCAAACCGTCGGGCATGAATGGGACGGCATCGAGGAACTCGATACGCCGATGCCGCGCTGGTGGCTGATCATCTTCTACGCCACCGTGGTCTTCGCGATCGTCTACACGATCCTCTATCCGGCCTGGCCGATGATCGACCGCGCCACTGCCGGCGTGCTCGGCTGGACCAGTCACGGGCAGCTCGAAGAGCAGCTTGCCGAGGATCGCGCCGAACGCGCGCCGGTGATGGCGGCGCTCGCCGTCACACCGGTCGAAAAGCTGCTGGGCAAGCCAGAACTCCTCGAAACCGCGATTCAGGGCGGGCGTTCGGCGTTTCTCGTCAATTGCGTCCAGTGCCACGGATCGGGGGCCGCGGGCAGCAAGGGCTACCCCAATCTGAACGACGACAACTGGCTGTGGGGCGGTGATATCGCCGCGATCGAAAAGACGCTGATCGACGGTATCCGCCAGCCGGGCCATGACGAAACCCGCATGTCGCAGATGCCGGCATTCGGCCGCGACGGACTGCTCAGCTCCGACGAGATCAAGGACCTGGTCTCCTATGTCCGCTTCGTATCCGGGCAGGAACCGGCCAGCGAATCGGCGCAGCGCGGCCGCCCGCTGTTCGAAAACAACTGCGCGGTCTGCCACGGTGCCGACGCCAAGGGCGATCGTCAGTTCGGCGCTCCGAACCTGACCGACGCCATCTGGCTCTATGGCGGCGATCGCAACACGATCACCGATACCATTCACAATTCGCGCTACGGCATCATGCCGGCCTGGGGCGACCGCCTGGATCCGGTGACGATCAAGATGCTGGCAGCCTATGTCCATTCGCTGGGCGGCGGCGAAGCATCGCCGGTGCCGGAGGCCGAAACCGCGCCGGCGCCCGATGAAAGTGAAGGCAATGTCGTCGCCGAGTGA
- the ccoG gene encoding cytochrome c oxidase accessory protein CcoG, protein MSSPSDLTGEKQQFFEARKKVFPRKVNGTYRRLKWVIMAVTLTIYYVTPWLRWDRGPYAPDQAVLIDLANRRFYMFSIEIWPNEFYYVVGLLVMAAIGLFLVTSAVGRAWCGYACPQTVWTDLFVHVERLVEGDRNAQIRLDKAPWGAKKIGKRGLKYAIWLYIAAATGGAWIWYFADAPTLFMDFIHGTAPFAAYAAVGILTFTTFTLGGFMREQVCIYMCPWPRIQGAMMDEKSLGVTYKYWRGEPRTHGLKRAHAQPLTDLAEGEKVGDCIDCNACVAVCPTGIDIREGPQIGCITCGLCIDACDEIMAKVGREPKLIGYATAADEALIKQGKEPVSAKKRLLRPRTLIYFLLWCGVGLGMLFVLGNRARIGIDVLQTRNPLWVQLADGSIRNTYTLKIRNMEARPRTVEITVDGIDAVLWNDRGSRDDAAQAVRLEVPADKVAKTQLFVAAPGAGPQRTDVVFTVRALDQDGASASDESFFERPEGSR, encoded by the coding sequence ATGTCGTCGCCGAGTGACCTGACCGGAGAGAAGCAGCAGTTCTTCGAAGCGCGGAAAAAGGTTTTCCCGCGCAAGGTGAACGGGACCTACCGTCGCCTGAAATGGGTCATCATGGCCGTGACGCTGACGATCTATTACGTCACGCCGTGGCTGCGCTGGGATCGGGGGCCCTACGCCCCCGATCAGGCAGTGCTGATCGACCTGGCGAACCGCCGCTTCTACATGTTCTCGATCGAGATCTGGCCGAACGAATTCTATTATGTCGTCGGCCTGCTGGTGATGGCCGCGATCGGGCTGTTCCTCGTCACTTCGGCGGTCGGCCGCGCGTGGTGCGGCTATGCCTGCCCGCAAACTGTGTGGACCGACCTGTTCGTCCATGTCGAACGGCTGGTCGAAGGCGATCGCAACGCGCAGATCCGCCTCGACAAGGCGCCCTGGGGCGCGAAGAAGATCGGCAAGCGCGGCCTGAAATACGCGATCTGGCTCTATATCGCCGCCGCAACGGGCGGCGCCTGGATCTGGTATTTCGCCGACGCGCCGACGCTGTTCATGGATTTCATCCACGGCACGGCGCCGTTCGCGGCCTATGCCGCGGTCGGCATCCTAACCTTCACCACCTTCACGCTCGGCGGGTTCATGCGCGAGCAGGTGTGCATCTATATGTGCCCCTGGCCGCGCATCCAGGGCGCGATGATGGACGAGAAGTCACTCGGCGTTACTTATAAATACTGGCGCGGCGAGCCGCGCACCCACGGCCTGAAGCGCGCGCATGCGCAGCCGCTGACCGACCTCGCCGAAGGCGAGAAAGTGGGCGACTGTATCGACTGCAACGCCTGTGTCGCGGTGTGCCCGACCGGCATCGACATTCGCGAAGGGCCGCAAATCGGCTGCATCACCTGCGGCCTGTGCATCGACGCGTGCGACGAAATCATGGCCAAGGTCGGTCGCGAGCCCAAGCTGATCGGCTATGCCACCGCCGCAGACGAGGCGCTGATCAAGCAAGGCAAGGAACCCGTTTCGGCGAAGAAGCGCCTGCTGCGCCCGCGCACGCTGATCTATTTCCTGCTGTGGTGCGGCGTGGGACTGGGCATGTTGTTCGTGCTGGGCAATCGCGCCCGGATCGGTATCGACGTGCTCCAGACGCGCAATCCGCTCTGGGTCCAGCTTGCCGACGGCAGCATCCGCAACACCTATACGCTCAAGATCCGCAATATGGAGGCACGCCCGCGCACCGTGGAAATCACGGTTGACGGCATCGACGCAGTGCTGTGGAACGATCGCGGCAGCCGCGACGACGCGGCGCAGGCGGTACGGCTCGAGGTGCCTGCCGACAAGGTGGCGAAGACTCAGCTTTTCGTTGCCGCACCGGGTGCCGGACCGCAGCGCACCGATGTCGTCTTTACCGTGCGCGCGCTCGATCAGGACGGCGCCAGCGCGAGCGACGAGAGCTTTTTCGAACGCCCGGAGGGGTCGCGATGA
- a CDS encoding FixH family protein, with product MIKRFTGWHMLGVMFVMFGVIIAVNVIMATSAIRGFGGVTVENPYVASQHYNKWIDAGRKQAAAGWKAAPLVAADGTLVVLLQRAGETITGADVTVKASHPFGHAEERRFDMRWNGAEGVYETDHKLPAGRWQLRIAIDAAGDRAYFDEEVRI from the coding sequence ATGATCAAACGCTTTACCGGCTGGCACATGCTGGGAGTCATGTTTGTGATGTTCGGCGTCATCATCGCCGTCAACGTGATCATGGCGACCAGCGCGATCCGCGGCTTTGGCGGTGTCACGGTCGAAAACCCCTATGTCGCCAGCCAGCACTACAACAAATGGATCGATGCCGGCCGCAAACAGGCGGCCGCGGGCTGGAAAGCCGCCCCTCTGGTTGCCGCGGACGGTACGCTGGTCGTGCTGCTGCAGCGCGCGGGCGAAACGATCACGGGCGCCGACGTGACGGTGAAGGCCAGCCACCCCTTCGGCCATGCCGAGGAGCGCCGGTTCGACATGCGCTGGAACGGCGCCGAAGGCGTCTATGAAACCGATCACAAGCTGCCGGCGGGACGCTGGCAGTTGCGCATCGCCATCGATGCCGCGGGCGACCGCGCCTATTTCGACGAAGAGGTGCGGATTTGA
- a CDS encoding heavy metal translocating P-type ATPase: MNAPAAARRPEPLTTSTFAVEGMRCAGCIAKIEHGLAADNDIATARVNFTTRQVRVAHLSEIDPEAIAERIRALGFEAHEAQNERPAGFTDESRKLVLALAVAGFAAMNVMLLSVSVWSGADGATRGMFHWISALIALPAAAYSGQTFFKSAWSALKRGRTNMDVPISIGVVLALALSVYETATGGIHAYFDGALMLLFFLLGGRFLDSVMRQKAQDGITALLRRLPNDALVLGKDGTTSRRAIDELAPNMKLLVAAGERIAADGVVLSGESDVDRSLVTGESDAEPVVEGSEVLAGTINLSAPLTVKITGVGNDTTIAEIARLMESAGQGKSRYTRIADRAARLYAPAVHSLALLTFAGWMIAGMGLHASITTAIAVLIITCPCALGLAVPISQVVVTGAMMRKGIMVKDGSGLERLARADAAIFDKTGTITIGRPLVTAGMPEDATERAALLALARTSNHPASRAIVCTLGDSIDAAEASALQEVPGKGVCGIVAGRKAMLGRPDWVGSSGHDGSGTSFRLGDGPVHHIVTEDQPRPDTVAALARMQRLGIGCTMISGDAADPVARLADRLGIEGRARMRPEDKVAAIRALEESGHHVLMVGDGLNDGPALRAASVSMAPSSATDVGRQAADIVFLGDGLAPVPMAIAAARRTMAVVKQNFAMAVIYNLFAVPLAMAGFVTPLIAAAAMSGSSLIVVANALRLRGAAR; encoded by the coding sequence TTGAATGCACCGGCAGCAGCGCGCCGGCCTGAGCCGCTGACGACGTCCACCTTCGCGGTCGAAGGGATGCGCTGCGCCGGCTGTATCGCCAAGATCGAGCACGGACTGGCGGCCGACAACGACATCGCCACTGCCCGCGTCAACTTCACGACGCGCCAGGTCCGCGTCGCGCATCTTTCCGAAATCGACCCCGAAGCGATCGCCGAGCGAATCCGCGCGCTCGGTTTCGAAGCGCATGAGGCGCAGAACGAGCGCCCCGCCGGCTTCACCGACGAGAGCCGCAAGCTGGTGCTCGCGCTCGCCGTGGCGGGCTTCGCCGCGATGAACGTGATGCTGCTCTCGGTGTCGGTCTGGTCCGGCGCCGACGGTGCGACGCGCGGCATGTTCCACTGGATCTCGGCGCTGATCGCGCTGCCTGCCGCCGCCTATTCGGGGCAGACCTTTTTCAAGAGCGCGTGGAGCGCGCTGAAGCGCGGCCGCACCAATATGGACGTGCCCATTTCGATCGGCGTCGTGCTGGCGCTGGCGCTGAGCGTCTATGAAACCGCGACCGGGGGCATCCACGCCTATTTCGACGGCGCGCTGATGCTGCTCTTCTTTCTGCTCGGCGGTCGCTTCCTCGACAGCGTGATGCGGCAAAAGGCGCAGGACGGCATTACCGCGCTGCTCCGCCGCCTGCCCAACGATGCACTGGTGCTCGGCAAGGACGGCACCACCAGCCGCCGCGCGATCGACGAACTGGCGCCCAACATGAAGCTGCTGGTCGCCGCGGGCGAGCGGATCGCCGCCGACGGCGTCGTCCTTTCGGGGGAAAGCGATGTCGATCGCTCGCTCGTCACCGGCGAAAGCGACGCCGAACCCGTGGTTGAGGGCAGCGAGGTGCTGGCCGGCACGATCAATCTTTCGGCGCCGCTGACCGTGAAGATCACCGGCGTCGGCAACGACACCACCATCGCCGAAATCGCGCGGCTGATGGAAAGCGCGGGACAGGGCAAGTCGCGTTACACCCGGATCGCCGATCGCGCCGCGCGCCTCTATGCGCCCGCGGTTCATTCGCTCGCGCTGCTGACCTTTGCGGGATGGATGATCGCGGGCATGGGCCTCCATGCCTCGATCACCACTGCGATCGCGGTGCTGATCATCACCTGCCCCTGCGCGCTGGGCCTCGCCGTGCCGATTTCGCAGGTCGTCGTCACCGGCGCGATGATGCGCAAGGGCATCATGGTCAAGGACGGATCGGGGCTCGAGCGGCTGGCGCGCGCCGATGCCGCGATTTTCGACAAGACCGGGACGATCACGATCGGCCGCCCGCTGGTGACCGCCGGGATGCCCGAAGACGCGACCGAGCGCGCCGCGCTGCTCGCGCTTGCCCGCACCAGCAACCACCCCGCCTCGCGCGCGATCGTCTGCACACTGGGCGACAGCATCGATGCGGCAGAGGCCAGCGCGCTGCAGGAAGTGCCCGGCAAGGGGGTGTGCGGCATCGTTGCCGGGCGGAAAGCGATGCTCGGCCGTCCCGACTGGGTCGGCAGCAGCGGGCATGACGGCAGCGGCACCAGTTTCCGGCTGGGCGACGGGCCCGTCCACCATATCGTTACCGAAGATCAGCCGCGCCCCGATACCGTCGCGGCGCTGGCGCGGATGCAGCGGCTGGGCATCGGTTGCACCATGATCTCAGGCGACGCGGCCGATCCGGTCGCGCGGCTTGCCGACCGGCTGGGCATCGAAGGCAGGGCGCGGATGCGCCCGGAGGACAAGGTCGCCGCGATCCGCGCGCTGGAAGAAAGCGGACACCATGTGCTGATGGTCGGCGACGGGCTGAATGACGGGCCCGCGCTGCGCGCCGCGTCGGTTTCGATGGCACCGTCGAGCGCTACCGATGTCGGGCGGCAGGCGGCGGACATCGTCTTCCTGGGCGACGGCCTGGCGCCCGTGCCGATGGCGATCGCCGCCGCGCGGCGCACGATGGCGGTGGTGAAGCAGAATTTCGCGATGGCGGTGATCTACAACCTGTTCGCGGTCCCGCTGGCGATGGCGGGGTTTGTCACGCCGCTGATCGCCGCCGCGGCGATGTCGGGCTCGTCGCTGATCGTCGTCGCCAATGCGCTGCGACTGCGCGGAGCGGCGCGATGA
- the ccoS gene encoding cbb3-type cytochrome oxidase assembly protein CcoS translates to MNGLAILIPVALLLGLSGIGAFFWAAKSGQFDDLDGAAMRILIDDEDKPDTRE, encoded by the coding sequence ATGAACGGGCTCGCTATCCTGATCCCGGTCGCGCTGCTGCTCGGCCTGTCGGGCATCGGCGCCTTTTTCTGGGCCGCGAAGAGCGGGCAATTCGACGATCTCGACGGCGCGGCGATGCGGATCCTGATCGACGACGAGGACAAGCCCGACACCCGAGAGTGA
- a CDS encoding OmpW/AlkL family protein yields the protein MKGLIPASLLAATVLVAPAAAQDTGIAAGDVLLRVRGIVVAPNEDSSSIMPAFPGEGVSVDNSVMPEIDFTYMATDNIGFELIASTTKHSASGVTGTTGSLGELASTWVLPPTLTAQYHFNPKGAIRPYVGAGVNYTIFWNEEASDSLEAAVGPTTVKMDDSFGWAVQAGIDIDITPTVFLNLDVKYIDMDTTAHIDTTAAGMQNVDIDLDPLVFGIGVGIRL from the coding sequence ATGAAAGGGTTGATTCCGGCTTCGCTGTTGGCGGCCACCGTTCTTGTCGCGCCGGCTGCGGCGCAGGATACGGGTATTGCGGCCGGCGACGTTCTGCTGCGGGTACGCGGCATCGTTGTTGCCCCGAACGAGGATTCGAGCAGCATCATGCCGGCCTTTCCCGGCGAAGGGGTCTCGGTCGACAATTCGGTCATGCCCGAAATCGACTTCACCTATATGGCGACCGACAATATCGGCTTCGAGCTGATCGCTTCGACCACGAAGCACAGCGCCAGCGGTGTTACCGGAACGACCGGCTCGCTGGGCGAGCTGGCTTCGACCTGGGTGCTGCCGCCGACGCTGACCGCGCAGTATCACTTCAATCCGAAGGGTGCGATCCGTCCCTATGTCGGTGCGGGTGTCAACTATACCATCTTCTGGAACGAAGAAGCCTCGGACAGCCTGGAAGCGGCGGTCGGCCCGACGACGGTGAAGATGGACGACAGCTTCGGCTGGGCAGTGCAGGCCGGCATCGACATCGACATCACGCCGACGGTCTTTCTCAACCTCGATGTGAAGTACATCGACATGGATACGACCGCGCACATCGATACCACTGCGGCCGGCATGCAGAATGTCGATATCGACCTCGATCCGCTGGTGTTCGGCATCGGCGTCGGCATTCGCCTGTAA
- the hemN gene encoding oxygen-independent coproporphyrinogen III oxidase: MWSYHPELLATPVPRYTSFPTAAEFGDAVGPADLASTLAAVEVDAPLSLYLHIPYCHEICWYCGCNTGAANRSGRLSAYVQRLTEEIDLVAHHLRGNGRVARIALGGGSPNALSPEQFELVMRRVRDAFACNDAIVSIEIDPRGFDAPWAEAMWRQGVTRASLGVQTFAPDIQAAIGRVQPAEHIARTVSLLRGAGIDSLNFDLMYGLPGQSAEILADSIDQAIALQPDRLAVFGYAHVPHLLPRQRRIDSSALPDASARFDQAIQAHGQLTAAGYQAVGFDHFALPGDTLATAAREGTLRRNFQGFTEDQSDILIGLGASAISAFPGALLQNEKNAGRWHLRVGNGSLATARGLRRSATDAQRGRAIERLLCAGATDLAGLPDLAEIRERLAPFAERNLVSWAGTRLTLAPASLPYARAVAATLDPYRHNSGVRFSSAV; this comes from the coding sequence ATGTGGAGCTATCACCCCGAACTGCTGGCGACTCCGGTCCCGCGCTATACGAGCTTTCCGACCGCCGCCGAGTTCGGCGACGCCGTCGGCCCGGCCGACCTTGCAAGCACGCTGGCAGCGGTCGAAGTCGACGCGCCGCTCTCGCTCTATCTGCACATCCCCTATTGCCATGAAATCTGCTGGTATTGCGGGTGCAACACCGGCGCGGCGAACCGTTCGGGCCGGCTTTCCGCCTATGTTCAGCGGCTGACCGAGGAAATCGACCTCGTCGCGCACCATCTGCGCGGAAACGGCAGAGTCGCCCGGATCGCACTGGGCGGCGGCAGCCCCAACGCGCTTTCGCCCGAACAGTTCGAGCTGGTGATGCGCCGCGTGCGCGATGCCTTTGCCTGCAACGACGCGATCGTCTCGATCGAAATCGATCCGCGCGGCTTCGACGCCCCCTGGGCCGAGGCGATGTGGCGCCAGGGCGTCACGCGCGCCAGCCTGGGCGTGCAGACCTTCGCGCCCGACATTCAGGCGGCGATCGGCCGCGTTCAACCGGCAGAACATATCGCGCGCACCGTTTCGCTGTTGCGCGGCGCGGGCATCGATTCGCTCAATTTCGACTTGATGTACGGCCTTCCCGGCCAGTCGGCCGAGATACTGGCGGACAGCATCGATCAGGCAATCGCCCTGCAACCGGACCGGCTGGCGGTGTTCGGCTATGCCCATGTGCCGCACCTGTTGCCGCGCCAGCGCCGGATCGATTCCAGCGCGCTGCCCGATGCATCGGCGCGATTCGATCAGGCGATCCAGGCGCACGGGCAACTGACCGCCGCTGGGTATCAGGCGGTCGGATTCGATCATTTCGCCCTGCCTGGCGACACGCTTGCCACTGCCGCGCGCGAAGGAACGCTGCGCCGCAATTTCCAGGGCTTCACCGAAGATCAGTCGGATATCCTGATCGGCCTCGGCGCGTCGGCGATCAGCGCCTTCCCCGGTGCGCTGCTGCAGAATGAGAAGAATGCCGGGCGCTGGCATCTGCGCGTCGGCAACGGATCGCTGGCGACCGCGCGCGGGTTGCGGCGCAGCGCCACCGACGCACAGCGCGGCCGTGCGATCGAACGGCTGCTGTGCGCCGGCGCGACCGATCTGGCGGGCCTGCCCGATCTTGCCGAGATCCGCGAGCGGTTGGCCCCCTTTGCCGAACGCAATCTGGTGAGCTGGGCCGGCACGCGGTTGACATTGGCGCCCGCATCGCTTCCCTATGCCCGTGCCGTGGCGGCGACGCTCGATCCCTATCGGCACAATAGCGGAGTACGTTTCAGCAGTGCTGTCTGA
- a CDS encoding Crp/Fnr family transcriptional regulator, translated as MIRDSSLCGAMQDNELHALSSIARRKTFPTGQVVAWSGDPNSVCANVVAGAVKVTASTPDGREQIVGLLYPGDFVGHPFAEDATLTVTAVGETDLCLFPRGPFERTLGEHRTMERRLLQQTMESLGGAQQRILSLGRKNAAERIASFLLEVLDRTRPDHEDGPAEIDLPISRGEMADYLGLTIETVSRQLTRLRKDGVIAMAKGDRCCTVLSRERLELIADPD; from the coding sequence ATGATCCGCGATAGCTCGCTCTGCGGAGCGATGCAGGACAATGAGCTCCACGCGCTGAGCAGCATTGCCCGCCGCAAGACCTTTCCCACCGGGCAGGTCGTTGCATGGTCGGGCGATCCCAATTCGGTTTGCGCCAATGTCGTCGCGGGCGCCGTCAAGGTGACGGCCTCGACGCCCGACGGGCGCGAACAGATTGTCGGCCTGCTCTATCCCGGAGATTTCGTCGGCCATCCCTTTGCCGAAGACGCGACTCTAACCGTGACTGCGGTCGGCGAGACCGATCTCTGCCTCTTCCCGCGCGGTCCGTTCGAACGCACGCTTGGCGAGCATCGCACGATGGAGCGCAGGCTGCTCCAGCAGACGATGGAATCGCTGGGCGGCGCGCAGCAGCGCATTCTTTCGCTCGGGCGCAAGAACGCCGCCGAGCGCATCGCCAGCTTCCTGCTCGAAGTGCTCGACCGCACCCGGCCGGACCATGAAGACGGCCCTGCCGAAATCGACCTGCCGATCAGCCGCGGCGAAATGGCCGACTATCTGGGCCTCACCATCGAAACCGTCAGCCGCCAGCTTACCCGGCTGCGAAAAGACGGGGTGATTGCGATGGCGAAAGGCGACCGTTGCTGCACGGTGCTTTCTCGCGAGCGGCTGGAGCTGATAGCCGATCCCGACTGA
- a CDS encoding pirin family protein: MIELRTFESLGGANHGWLHAKHHFSFAGYHDPARVHWGNLRVWNDDTIQPNTGFPPHPHRDMEIITYVRQGAITHQDSLGNTGRTEAGDVQVMSAGTGIRHSEYNMEDEVTRIFQIWIIPTREGGEPAWGAKPFPRGERAGQFVVLASGYDGDGDALPIRTDARVVGATLKAGETAEYRLGSERKAYLVPATGAVELADAGGAVRVNARDGAAIAELETLRVTAIEDSEIVLVDAA; this comes from the coding sequence ATGATCGAACTGCGAACCTTTGAAAGCCTCGGCGGCGCCAATCACGGCTGGCTCCACGCGAAGCATCATTTCTCCTTCGCGGGCTATCACGATCCCGCGCGTGTCCATTGGGGCAATCTGCGCGTGTGGAACGACGATACGATCCAGCCGAACACCGGCTTTCCGCCGCATCCGCATCGCGACATGGAGATCATCACCTATGTCCGTCAGGGTGCGATCACACATCAGGACAGCCTGGGCAATACGGGTCGCACCGAGGCGGGCGACGTCCAGGTGATGAGCGCGGGCACCGGCATCCGGCACAGCGAATATAACATGGAAGACGAAGTCACGCGCATCTTCCAGATCTGGATCATCCCGACGCGCGAGGGTGGGGAGCCCGCCTGGGGCGCCAAGCCCTTTCCCAGGGGCGAGCGGGCCGGGCAGTTCGTCGTGCTCGCCAGTGGCTATGACGGCGATGGCGACGCGCTGCCGATCCGCACCGACGCGCGCGTCGTCGGCGCGACGCTGAAGGCCGGCGAGACCGCCGAATATCGGCTGGGCAGCGAGCGCAAGGCCTATCTCGTCCCCGCCACGGGTGCGGTCGAACTCGCCGATGCCGGCGGCGCGGTGCGCGTGAACGCCCGTGACGGCGCGGCGATAGCGGAACTCGAAACGCTGCGCGTTACTGCGATCGAGGACAGCGAAATCGTCCTTGTCGACGCCGCCTGA
- a CDS encoding LysR family transcriptional regulator — MEPGTPTYDQLRTFLAVVETGSFGAAGRALNRAVSVISYGIANLEAQLGVTLFDREGSRTPRLTEAGKAVLAEARSVAEGMDGLRARVKGLLEGLEAEVSMAVDVMLPSECLGRVLREFRAAFPTVTLRLHVEALGAVTALVLDRTAGIGISGPLAVGHEGVQTVAAGSVAMVPVAAPDHPLARLHAIPPGAAREHIQLVLTDRSPLTEGQDFAVLSPRSWRLADLGAKHALLRQGVGWGNMPLPMIEPDLIDGSLVRLAMPEEPAGAYRFHAIHRRDSPPGPAACWLRDQFVAAGKHDPMR; from the coding sequence TTGGAACCCGGCACGCCCACCTATGATCAGTTGCGCACCTTTCTGGCAGTGGTCGAGACGGGCAGTTTCGGCGCGGCCGGGCGCGCGCTAAATCGCGCCGTCTCGGTGATCAGCTACGGCATCGCCAATCTCGAAGCGCAGCTCGGCGTCACGCTGTTCGATCGCGAGGGCAGCCGCACCCCGCGCCTCACCGAAGCGGGCAAGGCCGTCCTCGCCGAGGCACGCAGCGTCGCCGAGGGGATGGACGGACTGCGCGCGCGGGTGAAGGGGCTGCTCGAAGGGCTGGAGGCCGAAGTCAGCATGGCGGTCGACGTGATGCTGCCCAGCGAATGCCTCGGCCGCGTGCTGCGCGAATTTCGCGCCGCCTTCCCCACCGTGACGCTGCGGCTGCATGTCGAGGCGCTCGGCGCGGTCACCGCTTTGGTGCTCGATCGCACCGCCGGGATCGGGATCAGTGGGCCGCTCGCGGTCGGGCATGAGGGCGTGCAGACCGTCGCGGCGGGATCGGTGGCGATGGTGCCGGTCGCCGCGCCCGATCATCCGCTAGCGCGGCTCCACGCCATCCCGCCCGGCGCCGCACGCGAGCATATCCAGCTCGTCCTCACCGATCGCTCCCCGCTGACCGAGGGGCAGGATTTCGCGGTGCTAAGCCCGCGCAGCTGGCGGCTCGCCGATCTCGGCGCGAAGCATGCGCTGCTGCGACAGGGCGTCGGCTGGGGCAACATGCCGCTGCCGATGATCGAGCCCGATCTGATCGACGGATCGCTGGTGCGGCTGGCGATGCCCGAGGAGCCCGCCGGCGCCTATCGCTTCCACGCGATCCACCGCCGCGATTCGCCGCCCGGCCCGGCGGCCTGCTGGCTGCGCGACCAGTTCGTCGCCGCAGGAAAGCACGATCCGATGCGTTAG